In a single window of the Thermus tengchongensis genome:
- a CDS encoding TlpA family protein disulfide reductase: MVKRWLGGVGWLLLGLALAVQPGQRLPEFALLDPKGNLITPATMKKPAVIVFWASWCPVCKAEFPGLYQVAEETRVPFYVISREPKDTKEVVLEYMKAFPRFIPLLASEKDKPPEVANRFKVVGQPWTFVVDAEGKVVALFAGRAGREALLDALLLAGVEVP, translated from the coding sequence ATGGTCAAGCGATGGCTAGGGGGAGTGGGTTGGTTGCTTCTCGGCCTGGCTCTTGCGGTGCAGCCGGGCCAGCGCCTGCCCGAGTTCGCCCTTCTGGATCCCAAGGGCAACCTTATTACCCCCGCCACCATGAAGAAGCCTGCGGTCATTGTCTTCTGGGCCAGCTGGTGCCCGGTGTGCAAGGCGGAGTTCCCAGGGCTTTACCAGGTGGCGGAGGAAACCCGGGTGCCCTTCTATGTGATCAGCCGGGAGCCCAAGGACACCAAGGAGGTGGTGCTGGAGTACATGAAGGCCTTTCCCCGGTTCATTCCCTTGCTGGCCTCGGAGAAGGACAAACCCCCCGAGGTGGCCAACCGCTTCAAGGTGGTGGGCCAGCCTTGGACCTTCGTGGTGGATGCCGAAGGCAAGGTGGTGGCCCTATTCGCCGGGCGGGCCGGGCGGGAGGCCTTGCTGGATGCCCTCCTCCTGGCCGGGGTGGAGGTGCCATAG
- a CDS encoding metal-binding protein produces the protein MPSGRVHEAINLAVLGGGAVVYLAYGGSPEDPQGLAFTLAYLAGTFLLSPDLDLAEKGTRSQRRWGLLGLFWRPYGWLFRHRGLSHTWVLGPLTRLGYLAALLGGLFLLAQGVAAHLGMPFTLRLPPWPPEVWGSALLGYYLSQWLHLVADGIWPDHDLKRLRRPR, from the coding sequence ATGCCCTCGGGGCGGGTGCACGAGGCCATCAACCTGGCGGTCCTGGGCGGGGGGGCGGTGGTCTACCTGGCCTACGGGGGCTCGCCGGAGGACCCCCAGGGCTTGGCCTTCACCCTGGCTTATCTGGCGGGTACCTTCCTCCTTTCCCCTGATCTGGACCTGGCGGAGAAGGGCACGCGGTCCCAGCGCCGCTGGGGCCTTTTGGGCCTTTTCTGGCGCCCTTATGGCTGGCTTTTCCGCCACCGGGGGCTTTCCCACACCTGGGTCCTGGGGCCCCTGACCCGGTTGGGCTACCTGGCGGCCCTCCTCGGAGGGCTTTTCCTCCTGGCCCAGGGGGTGGCGGCCCACTTGGGGATGCCCTTTACCCTCCGCCTCCCCCCCTGGCCCCCCGAGGTCTGGGGCTCGGCCCTCCTGGGCTACTACCTTTCCCAGTGGCTCCACCTGGTGGCGGATGGCATCTGGCCTGACCACGACCTTAAGCGCCTGCGGCGGCCAAGGTGA